From Brassica oleracea var. oleracea cultivar TO1000 chromosome C3, BOL, whole genome shotgun sequence, a single genomic window includes:
- the LOC106330809 gene encoding uncharacterized protein LOC106330809, with translation MREIVGSVGEIGEENLDRIGEGCWSQLIGSSGEMKTGDGARKRLKISVPHFNNSDLIKGYSKTLIGRCMNPEEQNVKFLMVTLPKIWNLEEKVVGMDLGLGRFQFDFDAEEDIETVLKMQPFHFDYWMISLVRWQPKKTKNYPSEITCWIKVLGVPLEFWEAPTFRSIGDVIGVTKDVDLDYCRVQVTVDGYKELIFDTTVDFKGGEYYEEEEAPVTLRYEKLFGYCKTCLSLCHKIRSAR, from the exons ATGAGGGAAATAGTGGGATCTGTAGGCGAGATTGGGGAGGAAAATCTCGATCGGATCGGCGAGGGTTGTTGG AGTCAACTCATTGGAAGTTCTGGAGAGATGAAAACTGGTGACGGTGCTCGTAAGAGGCTGAAGATTTCGGTCCCTCACTTCAACAATTCAGATCTTATCAAGGGCTATTCCAAAACATTAATTGGAAGATGCATGAATCCGGAGGAGCAGAACGTCAAGTTCTTGATGGTGACGCTTCCCAAGATTTGGAATCTAGAGGAAAAGGTGGTTGGCATGGACTTGGGGCTAGGGAGGTTCCAGTTCGACTTTGATGCAGAGGAAGACATCGAAACGGTGTTGAAGATGCAACCGTTTCACTTCGACTACTGGATGATCTCGTTAGTACGGTGGCAACCAAAGAAGACTAAGAATTATCCTTCAGAAATCACCTGTTGGATTAAGGTTTTGGGAGTGCCATTGGAGTTTTGGGAAGCCCCAACTTTCAGGAGCATTGGTGATGTGATTGGTGTGACAAAAGACGTGGATTTGGACTATTGTCGAGTGCAAGTTACGGTTGATGGGTACAAGGAGCTAATATTCGACACGACTGTGGATTTCAAGGGAGGCGAGTATTATGAAGAAGAAGAGGCTCCGGTAACATTGCGGTATGAAAAGTTGTTTGGTTACTGTAAAACTTGTCTCAGTCTTTGCCACAAGATAAGAAGTGCCCGCTGA
- the LOC106336009 gene encoding uncharacterized protein LOC106336009, which produces MFEEGDSKWVKAADMERKTHNNNHRSGHRGEEESSHHRNYRREHSRTHQDDRARAPGVSCGEGGARSGARSEARMDVSEEGEVNGLEQSSQKEEKIQEPAKPSQAFLAELMETQGDQSKVILERTEGDQGLVLEQMGLDLMEVNNLASDVGMGLEEQHIGNIGNGTREALKNDLYVLGEGEIEDDDPMQEVVADDPEEKKKMEDVEVNDRVNGEVEKRQGTHRKALKPSLAAVASNKMKLAQLVAAKRTVAKAGIRHGDHSKQGEEKGPSAPKNDPAKYLKDP; this is translated from the coding sequence ATGTTTGAGGAAGGGGACTCAAAGTGGGTTAAGGCTGCGGACATGGAGCGTAAAACTCACAACAACAATCATCGTAGTGGCCATCGTGGTGAGGAGGAAAGTTCCCATCATAGGAACTATAGAAGAGAGCATTCACGGACACATCAAGATGACCGTGCAAGAGCGCCAGGAGTCTCGTGTGGTGAAGGAGGTGCACGCAGCGGTGCACGCAGCGAGGCTCGAATGGATGTCAGCGAAGAAGGTGAGGTCAATGGGTTGGAGCAGTCGAGTCAAAAGGAGGAGAAGATACAAGAGCCGGCAAAGCCTTCCCAAGCTTTCCTAGCTGAGCTAATGGAGACCCAAGGAGATCAATCTAAGGTAATCTTGGAACGTACGGAGGGAGATCAGGGATTAGTTTTGGAACAAATGGGTTTGGATTTAATGGAAGTTAACAATCTAGCTTCTGATGTGGGTATGGGGTTAGAAGAGCAGCACATTGGTAACATTGGTAACGGGACCAGGGAGGCTCTGAAGAATGATTTGTATGTGTTAGGTGAGGGGGAGATTGAGGACGATGATCCAATGCAGGAGGTGGTAGCAGATGATCCTGAGGAGAAGAAAAAGATGGAGGATGTAGAAGTGAACGATCGGGTCAATGGTGAGGTGGAGAAGAGGCAAGGCACCCATAGAAAGGCGCTTAAGCCGTCGTTAGCTGCAGTAGCCTCCAACAAGATGAAGCTGGCTCAGCTGGTGGCTGCTAAACGAACGGTAGCCAAAGCAGGCATTCGCCATGGTGATCACTCCAAGCAGGGAGAGGAGAAGGGACCATCAGCCCCCAAGAATGATCCTGCCAAGTACCTGAAAGACCCATGA
- the LOC106329254 gene encoding uncharacterized protein LOC106329254, with amino-acid sequence MDWPTTLISRRICNLLIFFVHKNSSLDLDNQHSAMKHGGKDHHRRRNRGALSSSSSSPPKTRPSGSPSRTSGEPRGGKVATSATLLDREETGLFPGSGYDDPNPEPRSFPYSVKQQCWEKAEKIKGRDPERWRRDPLGNIVFRKLVGCPGCLCHDYDHIVPYSKGGKSTLDNCQVLQAKVNRSKGNKTDISRAELIQRSSYCRVAGRDMDLIELTAYGNVQRAPESSGCRMQ; translated from the exons ATGGATTGGCCTACGACACTCATCTCACGAAGAATCTGTAATCTTTTGATTTTCTTCGTCCACAAAAACTCCTCCCTGGATTTGGATAATCAACACTCGGCGATGAAACACGGCGGCAAAGACCACCACAGACGCCGAAACCGAGGAGCCTTATCCTCTTCTTCTTCTTCCCCACCAAAGACCCGACCTTCAGGGTCACCCAGCCGGACTTCCGGCGAACCCCGCGGCGGAAAGGTTGCGACTTCGGCCACTTTACTCGACCGCGAGGAGACGGGTCTCTTTCCCGGGTCGGGTTACGACGACCCGAATCCGGAGCCGAGGAGCTTCCCTTACAGCGTGAAGCAGCAATGCTGGGAGAAAGCAGAGAAGATTAAAGGAAGAGATCCTGAGCGTTGGAGGAGAGATCCTTTAGGGAACATTGTGTTTAGGAAGCTCGTGGGTTGTCCTGGATGCTTGTGTCATGATTATGACCACATTGTTCCTTACTCCAAG GGTGGCAAGAGCACTCTAGACAACTGTCAGGTTCTGCAG GCAAAGGTAAACCGATCAAAGGGAAATAAAACAGATATTTCTAGAGCCGAGCTTATCCAGAGGAGTTCCTACTGCCGAGTTGCTG GACGGGATATGGATCTCATTGAGCTAACAGCTTATGGGAATGTACAACGTGCGCCTGAGTCCAGTGGATGCAGGATGCAATGA